In the genome of Anabaena cylindrica PCC 7122, the window CCGCTTTAGAAGAATTGGTAATGGCACTGCACGTCCGCCGGCAATATTTTAACCCCTTCTTTGGTAGACCTGCTGATTCTCAAGAATCATTAACTAATATTGACACCAAACAAATTTACAAAACTTCACGTCTTGTTTCCAACTTGACAGGAATGTTGGTGCAACCAAATAAAGCCATAGTTGGTGCAAATGCCTTTGCACACGAGTCTGGTATTCACCAAGATGGGGTGTTGAAAAATAAACTCACCTATGAGATTATGGATGCCCAATTGATTGGTTTAACAGACAATCAAATCGTCTTGGGTAAACATTCCGGTAGAAATGCCTTTGGGACTCGCTTGAAAGAATTGGGTTTTGAACTGTCAGAAACCGAATTAAATAAAGCCTTTGTGCGATTCAAAGAATTAGGAGATAAAAAGAAAGAAATCTCAGATTGGGATTTGGAAGCGATCGTTAACGACGAAATCCAACAAGCACCCGAACTATTCCGAGTCGAGTTAGTACAGGTTTCCTGCGGTAGCAACGCCAAACCTACCGCCACAGTCACACTCCGCACCCCCGACGGCGAAGAATTAACAGATGCTGCCATAGGTACAGGCCCAGTAGATGCAGTTTATAAAGCCATCAATCGGGTAGTAAATGTACCAAATGAATTGATTGAATTCTCTGTGCAATCTGTCACAGGCGGAATAGATGCCCTTGGAGAAGTAACCATCCGCTTGAAATATGAATCGCGTGTATTTTCAGGTCATGCAGCCAACACCGATATCATCGTTGCATCGGCTCAAGCCTACGTAAATGCACTAAATAGGCTGTACGGGGCTTTACAACAAAATCCCAAAGAAGAAGTAACAGCATAACAGTAGGGTGGGTTAGAAGGGGTAAGTTATCAATCCTGTACTAACCCACCTTTATCAATTCCAGCGCCTGAGTTAAAATTTCTTGTTTAACAACCATAGCTGCTAATTCTTCAGTTTCATAACGTCCTTCAAAAGCTTCTAGCGCCGCTCTTTTTAGTGCTACTTGATATCCTTGTTGGAAAATTTCCATTAATTCTGTTTGATTCAAGTAAACACCACCAGATTTGCGGCGCTTGTTAATTTTATTGATTTCCCGTACTGCATTTTCAATAGATATTTCCCAAGAACGGGTAGAACGTTTTTCAGCTTTTTGTTTGATTAAATGGATGAGTAGAATTACGCCATAACTATCAATTTTATTGATTTTATCACTTAGGCTCATTTCTTCCAATTCATCCACCAATAGTAAAGCTTCAGAAATTTTACCCTGTTCTAGGAGTTGTCTCAGTTCTAGTATTTCTTCCATGTTATTTGTGGAAATTTTGATTAGCAATTAATATTTATTATATTTTGAATTTATCATTAAACGTACTTTATGAAACTATATTTCTGAGGAATAATTATGAAAATACAACAGCTTGAACTTCAGAATTTTCGATGCTTTGAACATAAAATTTTTGAGTTCTCCGATCAATTTAACGTTATTATCGGTGATAATGGTACTGGTAAAACTGCATTTTGTGACGCGATAGGATTGATAATTGCAGTATTTATATATCGTCTTGCTGAGATTAGAGAAAATACATTTCAAGATAAAAGTCGAATCCAAGATTCAGATATTAGACAAGTTAGAAATCAGAAAATTGAATGGAAACTACCTGTTGGATTATTTTGTAAATCTATAATTAACGATGTTCAACTTCAATGGTCAACTACTCGTATAAATTCTAGAATAAATTCTATAAACCAATCTCTAAATATTCTCCAATTTGCAGATTATCTAAGAGAAAAAGTGAACAATTCTCAAAACATCAACCTTCCTTTAGTAGCATATTATGGAACAGGTAGGCTTTGGTGGAAGAGCCAGAATAATCAAGCGTTAGAGGATAATCAAGCGTTAGAGGATATGAGAAATTCACCAACAAGACAATCTCGTTTTTGGGGATACACAGAGTGTCTTGATCGTAGATCAAATTTAATTCTTGATTGGTTTAAATTTGAAATTCGCTTCGGAGAAGGATCTGTAACAACTCATCCAGCAATTTTAAATGCTCTATCTGTTTGTCAAATAGATAATTGGATTGAGATAAAATACGATGATCGTGAAGATAATTTAGTTGTGAGATCCCTGGATGGAAACTCCCAAATTTTTAATAAACTCAGCGATGGTGTAAAAAATATGGTTGCCATGGTTGCCGATATTGCTTATCGTGCAGCAGTCCTCAATCCTCATCTTGAATCTGAAGCTGCGCGACTTACACCAGGTATTGTACTGATTGATGAACTTGATTTACACCTTCATCCCAAATGGCAACGTCGAGTAGTCGAAGATTTAAAAAGAACATTTCCTAACATTCAATTTTTTGCAACTACCCATTCTGAACATATCATCCAATCTTTAAGAGACGGAGAACTTATTGATCTCAATAATCCAGATTTAATACCAGCAGATGAATATGAAAACAAAAATATAGAATACATAACAGAAAATGTTATGCACGTTCCTCATCCATATAGAAATGAACGATACGAAAGGATGATGAAAACAGCAGAAAGATACTATCAAATGTTAGAAAATGCTAATAATTCATCACCAGAAGAATTGGAAAAATTAAAAATGGAACTGGATGAATTAATAGAACCATATAGTGATGATGTTGCCTATCATGCTTTTTTAAAAATGGAACGTCTTGCTAGAGGATTATAAAAATGAGGCCAGTTATTCGAGGTAAGAATACTAAAGTTTTTAAAGATTATAAAAATGCACGAGGAGATTTAATTAATCAACTTGGTGAATACTGTTCTTACTGTGAAATGCGTATTGGCTCATCTATCGCTGTTGAACATATATTACCAAAAGCAAAAGAGCAATTTCCTGATGAAGAAACTAATTGGGAAAATTTGTGTTTAGCTTGTAATAACTGCAATTCAACTAAAAAAGGGGCTATGGATAAGAGATGGAACAGTTCATGGAAACATCTTCACATAACCTCTGCTAAAATAGCCGCTAGAAGTGAATTTTATTGGATTGATCAAGATAATACTTTTCGATGTGTAGAATATAGCCAAGGTGGATTGGTTACGATAAATCCTTCTTTAGGTATTGAAGAACAAAAAGTAGCACAAGCAACTATTGAAATGGTGGGACTTGATAAAACACCTAAGCCTGATATGCAAATGAAAGATCGCCGATGGATAAATCGGAAAGACGCTTGGGATACAGCAGAAAAATATTTAAAAATACTTCGTCAATATAATGATAAAGAATCACTAAAACAAATGCAAGATATCATCGTTAGTCATGCAGTTGATAAGGGATTTTTCTCAGTTTGGATGACAGTATTTAAAGATGATCCTGAAATGCTAAAACGTTTTATTTTTGCATTTCCGGGAACTGCTATAGATTGCTTTGATCAGGAAGGAAAGGCTATTCATCGTCCCAAGGCAAGAATATGAATCACCCCACCACATCATTAACCGAAATCCGCACCGCATTAAAACAAATCTGGGGTTATGAAGATTTTCGTCCTCCACAGGGAGAAATTGTCAAGAATTTATTATCACAAAAAGATGCTTTAATAATTATGCCTACAGGAGGCGGAAAGTCAATTTGCTTTCAACTTCCCGCATTATTAAAAACAGGATTAACTTTAGTAGTTTCTCCCTTGGTAGCACTAATGGAAAACCAAGTAGAAGAACTCAAACAGCAAAATCAAAAAGCTGCACTTTTACATAGTGAATTATCTACATCCCAACGTCGTACAACTTTGCAAGCTTTAGAAAAACAACAATTAAGATTATTATATTTATCACCAGAAACTTTATTGAGTCCCCCGGTTTGGGAAAAATTATCTCATCCCCAATTACAAATTAATGGAATTATCCTTGATGAAGCTCATTGTTTAGTACAATGGGGTGATACTTTTCGTCCAGCTTATCGACGTTTAGGTGCAGTCCGTCCAGCGTTATTAAAATCAAAACCACCAGGAACTAAAATTAGTTTAGCAGCTTTTACTGCAACTGCTGATCCTTCAGCCCAAAAGATTATTTCTACAGTTTTACAATTACAACAACCTGATAATTATAGACTTAATCCTTATCGGAATAATTTACATCTTAGTGTTAAAATTGCTTGGACACCAAAGGGAAGAAAACAACAATTATTAAAGTTTATTCAAAATCGACCAAATCAGGCTGGTTTAATTTATGTCCGCACTCGGAGAGATAGCGAGAATTTAGCCCAGTGGTTAACAGAAATAGGATATAAAACTGCTAGTTATCACGCAGGATTAGGTGCAACAGAAAGACGTGCCGTAGAAGCAAGTTGGTTAGGTGGAAAAATACCATTTGTGGTGTGTACCTGCGCCTTTGGGATGGGTATTAATAAAAGTGATGTGCGCTGGGTTATTCATTTTCATGCACCACATTTATTATCTGAATATGTGCAAGAAATAGGACGTGGAGGTAGAGATGGAAAACCAGCAGAAGCGTTAACTTTAATCAGTGAACCGACGGGATTTTTAGATGCTGATGATAAACAAAGACAGCAATTTTTTCAAGAACAAATGTTGAAGCAACAACAAAAAGCCCAACAATTAGCGAAAAAGTTACCACAACAGGGAGAAGTAACTGCTGTAACGCGACAATTTCCTGATGGTGCAATGGCGCTTTCTTTACTGCATAGTAGTGGACAATTACAATGGCTTGATCCTTTTCATTATACGATTTCTGTAAAGTCAGGAAGTCAGCCGCAAATGCAGTTACAAGCTGCGAAACAAATGAGTGAATATCTGAATACTAAAAAGTGTCGTTGGCAGTTTTTGTTAAATGCTTTTGGTTTTAGTAAAGAAGCTGAAAACTGGCGTTGTGGACATTGTGATAATTGTAAACATCAATAATTTTAGACTAGAGATTCTAAAAAAGGACGCATTCCCCCACTGTATTGTTGGATATATGGAATTTTTAGCACATATCAAATATGTTTACTTAATAAATATGATCAATCACAATTGATCATATTCATCTGGTTCTATATCAGGAACTTTATTTAAAACTTGCTGAAATTTATCCCAACTACCATGTTTAGCTTTTTCATCAATATAATCTTTTGTCATCCATGCTGAAACTTGTGCTGATAGTGCAATGGAAACAAGTTGTTCAAGAGACATATTTTCTTTGTTTGCTAAGGCTTCAACTTGTTTATATAAAGAATCAGGAATTTGCACGTTTAAGTTACTCATGATATTTCTCCTACGATTTGCAAAAATTATTTGGGTAATACAACTTTAATGCCAAATTTATCTGCTGGCTTTAAATCTTTTTGATTGTAAGTAATAATAAAATCAGCTTGTGATTCTACGGCTAAATCTATGATAAAGTCATCATTTGGATCGATGGCTATTGGTCGCCATAAATAAAAAATGGTACGTTTATTGGCAATGGCACAAATAGCTTCTATAATGTTATCAATATCTTCATCATTTAAAGTTAAGAGGTCTTTTTCTCGTTTGAGAATTGCTTCATACTCGAAGATTAAGGTAGTAGAAATATTTAATTGCCAACGGGTATCCTTAAGTATTGTTAAAAGCCTATAGGATGCGCCACGACTTGATATTAGTCCTGATAATAGCACATTTGTATCTAATACAATTTGGTATGGAATTGTCATTTTCTTATAGTTGCTGGACGCTTTTCACTGTTGGCACACGGCTTTGTTTGATATTGTAAAGGGCGGGGAAACCCCGCCCCTACGTTAAAACTGCTGCAAAAAGCGTAAGTCGCTATTATACAAACGGCGAATATCATCAATTTGATGTAACACCATCGCAAAACGTTCTACACCAAAACCGGCGGCAAAACCACTATAAACTTCTGGGTCATAACCCACTGATTTCAGTACATTTGGGTCAACCATTCCGCAACCCATGACCTCTAACCAGCGGCCATTCCACTGTAAATCTACCTCAGCAGAAGGTTCGGTAAAGGGGAAATAACTAGCCCGGAAGCGAATTGGTAAATCGCCAAACATTGCTTGCAAAAACATCTTTACAGTGCCTTTGAGGTCTGTAAAAGTCATTCCTTCATCGATCGCTAAAAGTTCAATTTGATGGAAAACTGCGGAGTGGGTCGCATCTACATCATCTCTTCGGTAAACTCGTCCTGGGGCCACAATCCGAAACGGTGGTTCTTCTTTTTCCATGTAGCGAATTTGCACCGATGAGGTATGAGTCCGCAGTAAATTACCATCTGGCAAGTAGAAAGTATCCTGCATATCACGGGCTGGATGGTCAGGAGGGGTATTCAGGGCTTCAAAATTGTAGTAATCTGTTTCCATCTCTGACCCTTGGGCGACGGTGTAACCCATACCGACGAAGATATCCAGCGCCTGATCAATGATGCCGTTGAGGGGATGTATGCGACCTTGGGGGCGGTAAATACCGGGCATTGTTACATCTAAAGTTTCAGCCTCTAGCTGTGCCTGAATTTGAGCAGATTCTAAAGCAGTGCGTTGCTGGTCGAGACTGTTTTGAATGGCTTCTTTCACTGTATTAGCGATCGCACCAATTTTGGGACGTTCCTCTGCACTCATCTGTCCCATACTGCGTAACAGCGCCCCCAATTGACCTTTTTTGCCCAAATAGTTAACTCTAAGTTCCTCTAGGCGTTCCAGGGTATCAGCAGATGCGATCGCACTTTCTCCCTCTTGTCGCAATGCTAAAAGTTGTTCCTCTAAATTGCTAGTCATTAGTTATTAGTCATTTGTGATTAGTCTATAGTTTATAGTCCCCAGCCACAGACAGAGGGCGTAAACGACCATGATTATATGGTATTATTTCCACCGCCCTAGTTTTTAGCGGAGACTCCTGCCTCTTTGTACTAGCATGGATATACAGCAGAATTCAGGAGTCAGAAGAGTTGTGAGTACCGAGTGCTTGACTCTCCTTCTTACTCATTACTCTGTACTGGCTTGGTGTCTGGCTTTGAATTTAGATTCTGTACATCATTGACCTGCAATCCGCTGTAAGACAATAGAATTTAACTTAGATCTCCCATAACAGAAATTTTATATTCTCTCTTGTGACCAAAAACACTGACAATAGACATTTAACTCATTATTAATGACTAATCACCAATTACCCAAGAACCAATGATCAATCACACATGAAATTATTAATTAGCAACGATGACGGTGTTTCCGCTTTGGGTATACGCACCTTAGCCGACTGTCTGGCACAAGCTGGTCATGACGTTACCGTAGTTTGTCCAGATAGAGAGCGATCAGCAACAGGACACGGATTAACCTTACATCAACCAATTCGTGCCGAAATAGTTGAATCTGTTTTTCATCCCGCCATCAAAGCTTGGGCTTGTGATGGGACACCTTCTGATTGTGTAAAATTAGCATTGTGGGCTTTGCTAGATTCTCCTCCTGACTTGGTGTTATCTGGAATTAACCAAGGTGCCAATTTAGGAACCGAAATTCTGTATTCAGGTACTGTTTCAGCGGCGATGGAAGGTATGATAGAAGGCATTCCTAGTATTGCGCTGAGTCTTACCAGTCATACCCACAGAGACTTTCACCCAGCTGCCAACTTTGCCAAACTCTTAGTTGAGCAGATAGCAGCAGCACCTTTGCCAGACTTAATGTTACTTAACGTCAATATTCCTCCCATAGCCTGGGAAGAAATTGCTGGTGTCACTCTCACTCGTCAGGGAGTACGTCGCTATGTTGATGTTTTCGACAAACGAGTTGATCCGCGTGGCAAAACTTATTACTGGTTAACTGGTGAGGTTTTAGAGGATGTCGAACCACCTGCTGGGTTAAATTTATCCCCAGATATTCCCATTGATGTCAATGTTGTCCGTAATAACTACATCAGTATTACTCCATTGCAATACAATCTTACCTATGCTAATGGACTGGATAAACTATCTACATGGGAGTTTAAATTTCCGTAAATTTTTCAGAGTCTGCTCAAAATTTAGTATTCATTAAATTTACCGCCGTACATCTGAAGTTGCGAATTTAGGAGATATACTGGGATAACTCAATACACATAAATTATGCTAGATCGAAAGTTGTAATATATATTATTACAATATAGTTACGATAAAAATTTATTAAGGTATACATTTTTACTAGTAGAATTGTTATACCCAAGGTTAGTCAGACAGCATAAACTGAAAAAATAAAAAGCATTTTTTGATCGATCGCCAGCTCAGTCCAGCAACCAACACCCATGTCTAGGATAGAGAATCAATTTACAGTTCAATTTTGGGGCGTTAGGGGCAGCATCCCCTGTCCAGGTTCAAATACCGTCCGTTATGGTGGTAATACTCCTTGCGTTGCAATGCAAGTGGGTGGTAAAAACTTAGTTTTTGATTGTGGTACGGGAGTACACGTTTTGGGACAATCTTTATTGCCCCAAATGCCAGTAGAAGGTCATATATTCTTCACCCACTCCCATTGGGATCATATGCAGGGGTTTCCTTTCTTTACCCCAGCCTTTATCAAAGGTAATAAGTTTCATATCTATGGAGCGATCGCACCCGATGGGTCAACCATTGAGCAACGGCTCAATGATCAAATGCTTCATCCCAACTTCCCCGTTCCATTGCAGATTATGCAGGCTAATCTGGAATTTCACAACATTAAAGCCGGCAAACCAATCTACATCGACGACATTATCATAGAAACTGCACCGTTAAACCATCCCGGTGAAGCCGTAGGATATAGAGTGAACTGGCGAGGTGGAGCCGCTGTTTACATCACAGATACAGAGCATTTTCCTGACAAATTAGATGAAAATATTCTCTGGCTATCACGGGATGCCGATATTTTAATTTACGATTCCACCTACACTGACGAAGAATACTATTCTCCAAAATCACCAAAAATTGGCTGGGGACACTCCACTTGGCAAGAAGCAGTCAAAATAGCACAAGCGGCCAACGTCAAAACCCTAGTTATTTACCACCATGATCCAGCCCACAACGATGATTTTTTAGATAATATAGGCAAACAAGCATTTGAAAAATTTCCTGGTGCAATCATGGCAAAGGAAGGATTAGTACTACCAATTCCTGTTTTAGATCCTGTATCAGAATCCTTACCTCTGAGCAAGTAAGTAAGTCTATCGTTGATAATTAAACAAACAAGTCTGTACACTTATTGACAAATATCTATAGGTGTATTATGTATAAGCCTAATAGACATCAACCGAATTTAAATATGCGTTTTCCAGCACCCTTATAGAGACGTTCCATGGAACGTTTCTACATTGTTGTTCACTACCTATGTCTAATGAATTCGCCAAAAAATTAGGTGTTTCTGTAAAAACGATTCAGCAAAAATTTATCGAACAGAATGTTGGGTATTCTGTGGGAGTGACGGATGAATAACCGGGTTTAAGACCCCCACTAAATCGTAGATTTAGTGGACTACCCTTCGGGAACGCCAAGGGCGAATAATCAGTCGCAAATCTGTAGCTTGCTTACCGCAGGGGTATCCTCGACTGATAGCACAGCGTTAGCGAGGAACGAGCGTCTAGCTTCTGACTCCTTCTTCAATATTTCTGCGTCTTATTCCTCTGTCCTCTGCCTTTCTTCCGTCATTTGTAGATTTTAGATTAAATTGGTGATCAGAGAGCTAACAGCGCCATAGCCTACCTATTGGTGAAGTGGCAATTACTGGTAGATCAGCTTTTTGGCTTCACCAGCAGGCCAAACAAGCCTCTAGAAGCCTCTCAAGCTGCTGAGGATAGGTAAACGTCCTACAGCAAAAATATAAGCAACTGAGAGGTCGCCAAGCGCTGATAGCTAAAAATAAACCTAAAATCCCAGAATCCACGTGCTAAATTTGTCTCAAAATGGGTGTTCTGTGTGGGTTGCTTCTTCGACCGAATTGGCTCGAACACCGACTGCGATCGCTCTTGGTAAATTTGATGGTGTTCATATTGGTCATCAAAAGGTAATTCAACCAGTTTTGCAGTCAGCAAGGGGTGAAGATGGGCGAGGAACTGGGGAGAAAATACCAGAAGGCGCACCTATTCATCCTAGTCAATCATCAACTTTGCCATCATCCTCAGGACATATATATTCAACAGTTGTCACCTTTGATCCTCATCCCCAGGAATTTTTTACAGGTCAACCCCGTGCTTTGTTGACACCACTTGATGAAAAAGTTCAACAATTGCGATCGCTTGGAGTAGAACAATTAGTACTATTACCCTTCGACAAAGAACTATCTGCCCTATCACCCCAAGATTTCGTCGCCAAAATCCTCGTCCAACAACTACAATGTCAAAAAATTAGCGTTGGGCAAGATTTCTGTTTTGGGAAAAAGCGCATGGGTACTGCCCAAGATTTGCAAATACTCGCTGCCCAGTACAATATACCTGTAACCATTGTTCCCTTACAAACTGATACAGGCGACTTGCTCAAAAATAGCAGTTGTAGCAATACCGAGCCAATTGAAGATGGTCGCATTAGCACTTCCTTAATTCGCCAAACTTTAGAAGCAGGCGATATTCAACGAGCCAACCGCTTACTAGGAAGACCTTATACACTCACAGGTGTAGTCATACCAGGTCAACAGTTGGGTAGAACCATTGGCTTTCCCACCGCCAACCTGCAACTACCAAAAGATAAATTTTTACCCCTTCAAGGAGTTTATGCAGTGCGGGTGATCATCCTCAACGAAACGCCAGAAAATCTGCCTATACAGAACTTAGGTGTCATGAATATCGGCAATCGCCCCACTGTCAACGGTACTCATTCTTCAGTAGAAGTACACTTGTTAGATTGGTCTGGTGATTTATATGGAAAAAACTTGGTAGTACAGCTAGTAAAATTTTTGCGTCCCGAACAAAAATTTCCTGCCCTAGAAGCCCTAAAAACCCAAATCCAACTTGACTGTACAGTAGCTAGAGAAATTTTGAGTACACAATGCTGAATTTGGAATGTTAATTGGGAACAATGTATGGTAAAGGGTGATTGGTAATGGGTAATAGGTGATTGGAGGGACGAGAAAAATAAATATTCCCCCTCATCTCCCTCATCTTCCCCAGTCCCCAGTCCCCAGTCCCCACCTCCCCAATTCCCCAACCCCAGTGCATGAGAGAAAAAATTGACGCTTTAACACAAAATCTGGCTCGTACCATCGTTGGTAAAAATGAAGCAATACATTTAGTGATAATTGCTTTGTTGAGTGGTGGTCATGCCTTGCTAGAAGATGTTCCTGGGGTTGGTAAAACCCTACTCGCCAAATCTTTAGCTCGGTCTGTAGATGGTAAATTTCAAAGGTTACAGTGTACCCCCGATTTGTTACCAACTGACATCACTGGCACTAATATTTGGAATCCTAAAAGCGGCGAATTTAGTTTTCTCCCTGGGCCAATATTTGCCAATGTGCTGTTAGCTGACGAAATTAACCGTGCTACCCCCCGCACCCAGTCAGCATTGCTGGAAGTGATGGAAGAAAATCAGGTAACAGTTGATGGTGTCTCCCGTGCAGTTCCTCAGCCCTTCTTTGTCATTGCTACCCAGAACCCCATTGAGTACCAAGGTACTTTTCCTTTGCCCGAAGCACAAATGGATCGGTTTATGTTGTCCTTAAGCTTGGGATATCCTTCTGAGTCAGACGAATTGGGAATGTTGCAAAACCTGCAAAATGGGATTCAGGTAGCTGATTTGCAGCCTTGTATCACCTTGGACGAAATAGCTCAGTTACGGCAACTTTGTTCGCAAGTAAAAGTAGAAATATCTTTGCAGCAATATATTTTAGAATTAGTGCGAGCAACTAGAGAGGATGAAGAAATCACTCTTGGTGTTAGTCCTCGTGGGACTGTGGCATTACAAAAAGCCAGTCAAGCACGAGCTTTTATGTTAGGGCGAGATTATGCTATTCCCGATGATGTGAAGTTTCTTGCACCTTACGTTATGTCTCATCGCCTGATTCCTAGAGGTGGCAGGAATTCTAGGACTATAGTAGATCGTTTATTGCGAACTGTGTCGATTCCTTAGTTTTGAAACCTTGCGATCGCGCTACAATCAATAGTAACAGCACAAAAGAAGCGATCGCACTACAACAGGATTTACGCAACTGACATATAGATTTTTGATGTGACACTTGCGTAAGTCTTACACAAAAAACTATTCACAGCATTAAAATGAATTACCCAATGGTGGCTACAAAAATTAATTAAACAAAAAATTACAAATAATAATTATGGAAGACCTTTTAAGACTTAAAGAAAGAATTGAAATCGCCTTAGAATTAGGTGAAAGTTATTATCGTGAATTTAAAAGTGCATTACAAGGTCATGCAAATGACAAAAAGCCCCGTGATTTAAAAGAAATTTGTGCTGATATAGCAAAAACCTTGGTGGCATTTGCCAATGCTGACGGTGGGGAACTTTTTGTGGGTATAGAAGATAATAATATGGTGACAGGCTTGCCTTTTACAGAAGAAAAAATAAACGCTATTTTAAATGCACCTGAAAATTATGTTTTGAAAGATACACCACTATCTATTAAGCGTAAAAATCTTATTGACTATGAAGGAAAAAAAGTAGCTTATTTTTCCATTGATAAAGGTGCTACATTTGTTCATCAAACATCAAAAGGAGAATGTTTTCAACGCAAAGATCGAGAAAGTGTACCAACTTCTGCTGATAGTATTAGATTCTTGAGAGAAGAAGCCATTTCTAGAGAATATGATAGACAATTTGTAGATTTGGCAAGTGTAAGAGACTTAGACTTAGAGTTGGTAGCAACGGTTGCACAAGAAATCACTAAAATTAAATCTATTTCACCGGAAAAGTTCTTACAGTATGCTGAATTAGCAGAATTTGATGGAGATCGTTTAAGGTTAAGACGAGCAGCCTTATTGTTATTTGCAAAAAATCCTACCAAATGGCATCCTCGATTACAAGTAAGAATATTAAGGATAAACGGAACTGAAGAAAAACCTGCTCCTGACTATAACATCAATGAAGTAGCAGAGGTAACGGGTAATATATTTAAACTTGTGGAAGATAGTTGGGAAGCACTGAGACCGGCTTTAACAGAAACACGTTATTCAAGTGATGGACTATTTAAAACACAAGTAATTTATCCCGAACTTGCTTGCAGAGAAGCCTTAATCAATGCAATCACCCACCGAGATTATAGCATTGAAGGTCGTGGAATTGAAATCAGAAGATTTGACGATAGGTTAGAGGTACTTAGTCCAGGAAAATTATTATCTAAATATACTATTGAAGATTTGAAAGAACTCAAAGGCGCACATGAAACCAGAAATACCTATGTCGCTAGAGTTTTAAGAGAGTTTGGCTATATCCGCGAACTTGGTGAAGGCATTAGAAGGATGTTTGCTTTAATGAAAAGCAATGAATTGGTTGAACCAGAAATTTCTTCACCTAATAAATCATTTATTGTCTCACTATTTCATAAATTTATCTATACCAAAGAAGAGAAAATGTGGTTAGATAATTTTGAGCATTTACAACTTTCTAGAGAGCAGAAAACTATAGTTAAGTTGGGAATTAATGGCAGATTAATTTCTCCAAAGGAGATTTTTGAAAATGTGGGTATTTTAGATACTGATTATTATCGTCAATTGGTAGAAGGTTTAAGAAAAATTGGTATTTTGGTTAGCGAGGTTTCATCTGATGAAGCAACAAGACTTGCTAAAAAACAAAATATTTCTAAAAAAAGCATTGCTCGATTTAAAATTCAATTACCTTATAATGTGATAGATACTGCAAAAGTATCTGGAAGTAATGATACTTCAGATTATGCAAAAATATTTATTGGTAATGTTGATTTTAATGCTGATGAGCAGGATTTAGAAACATTATTTAGTCAATTTGGTGAAAT includes:
- the pheS gene encoding phenylalanine--tRNA ligase subunit alpha, with the translated sequence MTSNLEEQLLALRQEGESAIASADTLERLEELRVNYLGKKGQLGALLRSMGQMSAEERPKIGAIANTVKEAIQNSLDQQRTALESAQIQAQLEAETLDVTMPGIYRPQGRIHPLNGIIDQALDIFVGMGYTVAQGSEMETDYYNFEALNTPPDHPARDMQDTFYLPDGNLLRTHTSSVQIRYMEKEEPPFRIVAPGRVYRRDDVDATHSAVFHQIELLAIDEGMTFTDLKGTVKMFLQAMFGDLPIRFRASYFPFTEPSAEVDLQWNGRWLEVMGCGMVDPNVLKSVGYDPEVYSGFAAGFGVERFAMVLHQIDDIRRLYNSDLRFLQQF
- the surE gene encoding 5'/3'-nucleotidase SurE, whose product is MKLLISNDDGVSALGIRTLADCLAQAGHDVTVVCPDRERSATGHGLTLHQPIRAEIVESVFHPAIKAWACDGTPSDCVKLALWALLDSPPDLVLSGINQGANLGTEILYSGTVSAAMEGMIEGIPSIALSLTSHTHRDFHPAANFAKLLVEQIAAAPLPDLMLLNVNIPPIAWEEIAGVTLTRQGVRRYVDVFDKRVDPRGKTYYWLTGEVLEDVEPPAGLNLSPDIPIDVNVVRNNYISITPLQYNLTYANGLDKLSTWEFKFP
- a CDS encoding MBL fold metallo-hydrolase; this encodes MSRIENQFTVQFWGVRGSIPCPGSNTVRYGGNTPCVAMQVGGKNLVFDCGTGVHVLGQSLLPQMPVEGHIFFTHSHWDHMQGFPFFTPAFIKGNKFHIYGAIAPDGSTIEQRLNDQMLHPNFPVPLQIMQANLEFHNIKAGKPIYIDDIIIETAPLNHPGEAVGYRVNWRGGAAVYITDTEHFPDKLDENILWLSRDADILIYDSTYTDEEYYSPKSPKIGWGHSTWQEAVKIAQAANVKTLVIYHHDPAHNDDFLDNIGKQAFEKFPGAIMAKEGLVLPIPVLDPVSESLPLSK
- a CDS encoding bifunctional riboflavin kinase/FAD synthetase, translating into MLNLSQNGCSVWVASSTELARTPTAIALGKFDGVHIGHQKVIQPVLQSARGEDGRGTGEKIPEGAPIHPSQSSTLPSSSGHIYSTVVTFDPHPQEFFTGQPRALLTPLDEKVQQLRSLGVEQLVLLPFDKELSALSPQDFVAKILVQQLQCQKISVGQDFCFGKKRMGTAQDLQILAAQYNIPVTIVPLQTDTGDLLKNSSCSNTEPIEDGRISTSLIRQTLEAGDIQRANRLLGRPYTLTGVVIPGQQLGRTIGFPTANLQLPKDKFLPLQGVYAVRVIILNETPENLPIQNLGVMNIGNRPTVNGTHSSVEVHLLDWSGDLYGKNLVVQLVKFLRPEQKFPALEALKTQIQLDCTVAREILSTQC
- a CDS encoding AAA family ATPase codes for the protein MREKIDALTQNLARTIVGKNEAIHLVIIALLSGGHALLEDVPGVGKTLLAKSLARSVDGKFQRLQCTPDLLPTDITGTNIWNPKSGEFSFLPGPIFANVLLADEINRATPRTQSALLEVMEENQVTVDGVSRAVPQPFFVIATQNPIEYQGTFPLPEAQMDRFMLSLSLGYPSESDELGMLQNLQNGIQVADLQPCITLDEIAQLRQLCSQVKVEISLQQYILELVRATREDEEITLGVSPRGTVALQKASQARAFMLGRDYAIPDDVKFLAPYVMSHRLIPRGGRNSRTIVDRLLRTVSIP